The proteins below are encoded in one region of Chloracidobacterium sp.:
- a CDS encoding ChaN family lipoprotein produces MRVWGRRRRLQRLVLWAASLSWLASWLGGLSQPVYGQSTTPAYRLYKPDGQPATLDDLVGALARTEVVFIGESHDDPGAHALQLDLLRAAYARYGADAAVDKRQVVLSLEMFERDVQLVLDEYLAGLIPENQFLACSRPWNNYQSDYRPLVEFAKAHQLPVVAANAPRRYVNLVGREGREALTKLSAPARAFLPPLPYGLASEAYEAKFRRLMTDLHGAGGGTHPTSNLSRMLDSQSLWDASMAHAIAETLARVPHPLVVHINGRFHSEEGLGVPEHLAAYRKGTRMLIVTVVAEEADPETFDAARYGKLGDFVALSVKPKP; encoded by the coding sequence ATGAGGGTGTGGGGACGCAGACGACGACTCCAGCGGCTGGTTCTGTGGGCGGCGAGTCTGAGTTGGCTGGCGAGTTGGCTGGGAGGACTGAGTCAACCTGTGTACGGACAATCTACAACGCCGGCGTATCGTCTGTACAAACCCGACGGCCAGCCGGCGACGCTCGACGACTTGGTTGGGGCGCTGGCCCGCACGGAGGTGGTCTTCATTGGCGAGTCCCACGACGACCCCGGCGCGCATGCTCTGCAACTCGACCTGCTGCGCGCGGCCTACGCCCGCTACGGCGCGGACGCCGCCGTGGATAAGCGGCAGGTCGTGCTGTCGCTGGAAATGTTTGAGCGCGACGTACAACTTGTACTGGACGAATACTTGGCCGGCTTGATACCCGAAAATCAGTTTCTGGCATGCAGCCGGCCGTGGAACAACTACCAGAGTGATTATCGTCCGTTGGTGGAGTTCGCCAAAGCGCACCAACTCCCCGTGGTGGCGGCGAATGCGCCGCGCCGCTACGTCAACTTGGTCGGCCGCGAAGGGCGCGAGGCGCTGACGAAGCTCTCCGCGCCGGCGCGCGCCTTTCTGCCGCCGTTGCCCTACGGGTTGGCCTCAGAAGCGTATGAGGCGAAGTTCCGGCGACTGATGACCGACCTGCACGGCGCCGGCGGCGGGACGCATCCCACGTCGAATCTTTCGCGGATGCTGGATTCACAGTCGCTGTGGGACGCGAGTATGGCGCATGCCATTGCTGAAACGCTGGCGCGCGTCCCACACCCTCTCGTCGTTCACATCAACGGTCGCTTCCACAGCGAGGAAGGGTTGGGCGTCCCGGAGCATCTTGCCGCCTATCGCAAAGGGACGCGCATGCTGATTGTGACCGTCGTGGCGGAGGAGGCCGACCCAGAAACTTTTGATGCGGCGCGCTACGGCAAACTGGGCGATTTTGTAGCGTTGAGCGTCAAGCCCAAGCCGTGA
- a CDS encoding esterase family protein — protein sequence MKPVVISVALLWLAGWVGTVGGAAADGPDGHAASPGVVEYGTFRSESLGRDVPYAVSLPPSYAASPERRYPLVIFLHGMFNDERDWETRGVQAALDALREKGRVGEFIVAIPRGENSFYINAKQGDRYEDAIVRDFLPFIERRYRTLGVREGRMIAGISMGGYGALLIAFKHPTLFAGVAAHCAAIFTEPPRPPQSAEDRIGAWRYSLATKLYGDPPDAAFFEAHSPLAIARAQADAIRRLKIYFDVGTEDRYRFDVGNQRLHETLEALNIPHEFTLAPGGHGWAFLTARSEPAFTFCWRTLSPAVSGRSAQRPEKRL from the coding sequence ATGAAGCCGGTGGTCATTAGCGTCGCCCTTCTATGGCTGGCCGGCTGGGTGGGGACAGTGGGCGGCGCGGCGGCGGATGGGCCGGATGGCCACGCTGCATCGCCCGGCGTGGTTGAGTACGGGACGTTTCGTTCGGAGAGTCTAGGACGCGACGTACCCTACGCCGTCTCGCTGCCGCCGTCATACGCCGCGTCGCCGGAGCGCCGCTACCCGCTGGTGATTTTCCTGCATGGGATGTTCAACGACGAACGTGACTGGGAAACGCGCGGCGTACAGGCGGCGCTTGACGCGCTCCGCGAAAAAGGACGGGTCGGCGAATTCATCGTCGCCATCCCGCGCGGCGAAAACAGCTTCTACATCAACGCCAAGCAGGGCGACCGGTATGAAGACGCCATCGTGCGGGATTTTCTACCCTTTATTGAGCGGCGTTACCGAACGCTCGGCGTCCGCGAAGGGCGAATGATTGCAGGCATTTCGATGGGCGGCTACGGCGCGCTGCTGATCGCCTTCAAGCACCCGACGCTGTTTGCGGGCGTCGCGGCGCACTGCGCGGCCATTTTCACGGAGCCGCCGCGCCCGCCGCAGTCGGCCGAGGATCGCATCGGCGCGTGGCGCTACAGCCTGGCGACCAAACTCTACGGCGACCCGCCGGACGCCGCGTTTTTCGAGGCGCATAGTCCGCTCGCCATAGCGCGGGCGCAAGCCGACGCCATCCGGCGGCTCAAGATCTACTTTGATGTCGGAACGGAAGACCGTTACCGTTTTGATGTCGGCAACCAACGGCTGCACGAAACACTGGAGGCGTTGAACATCCCGCACGAGTTTACGCTTGCGCCCGGTGGTCACGGCTGGGCTTTCTTGACGGCGCGGAGTGAACCGGCATTCACCTTTTGCTGGCGTACGCTGTCCCCGGCCGTGTCCGGCCGGTCGGCGCAGCGACCGGAGAAACGACTATGA